GGGTCAAATCAATTTGATAAAAAAGAGAGTGACATCAACCTAGAAATAGTAGGATCCACCCTGTAGATTACTCCCAAAACATTTTATATTAGAAAGTATAGGACTGGGAGCAAAGGGAGGTTATCCGAATGAATCAGTATACATTCCAGAAAAACGTGGCTGTCTATGAGAAAGCGGACATTTTGGTCGTAGGAGGCGGTCCGGCGGGTGTGGCTGCCGCTATTGCGGCGGCAAGGTGCGGAAAAAAAGTCGCGCTGCTCGAACAATCCGGACAATTAGGCGGAATGGGCACCTTGGGCAACGTCAGCGTATTTATGGGTGTTGGCAATGTGACGGGCATTTATCGTGAGATCATTTCCGAAGTGCTGCCGCAGCAGGCGGTTCCGGACGATCATAAAGGTTCGATCTGGCCGCAGTACAATCCGTTCCGTCTGCGGCATTATTTGAACGAGAAGCTGGAAAAGGAAGGCGTTCAGGTGTTGTTCCATGTCAGCTTCGCGGGAACTGTTACCGAAGGGGGACGGGTAAAAGCGGTTATCGCGAATTCGCGCGAAGGTCTGTTGGCGTTCGAAGCGGATGTGTTCATCGACTGTACGGGCGATGGGCGTGTTGCCATCGAAGCGGGCGCTGACTATACCACGGGACGTGACGTCGACGGGTTGACTCAACCAATGACGCTAATGTTCATGATGCAAAATACCGGTCAGCCGGCCGTGCGGCAACTGCCGGAGGGCTGTTATCGTTACGAGAACATAGCCGAATTGCCGCAAGGAAGACTGCTCCATTGGGAGCAAAACGAACCAGGCAATCTGCTCGTCAATATGACCCGAGTGAAGGGGAACGGGGCCAACGTCAAGGACGTCAGCTATGCGGAAAAAGAAGCGGTGCGGCAAGCTTTCTCCGTCGCTGACTTTTTGCAGCGAAACGGATTCGAGAATTATGTGATTTCGCATCTTCCAGGTCAAGTTGGCGTCAGGGAGACGAATCAGATTGTCGGTCATTATACGCTGACCGAGGATGAT
Above is a genomic segment from Paenibacillus sp. HWE-109 containing:
- a CDS encoding FAD-dependent oxidoreductase, whose protein sequence is MNQYTFQKNVAVYEKADILVVGGGPAGVAAAIAAARCGKKVALLEQSGQLGGMGTLGNVSVFMGVGNVTGIYREIISEVLPQQAVPDDHKGSIWPQYNPFRLRHYLNEKLEKEGVQVLFHVSFAGTVTEGGRVKAVIANSREGLLAFEADVFIDCTGDGRVAIEAGADYTTGRDVDGLTQPMTLMFMMQNTGQPAVRQLPEGCYRYENIAELPQGRLLHWEQNEPGNLLVNMTRVKGNGANVKDVSYAEKEAVRQAFSVADFLQRNGFENYVISHLPGQVGVRETNQIVGHYTLTEDDILSSRRFDDVVAQTNYEIDIHNPDGKAGTDEREVKGYDIPYRCLIPQGVEGLLVAGRSISATHVAMSSMRVQATCFALGQAAGVAASIAVNQGIPLERVSADELHEALGLQNVLFLKNTHK